One stretch of Zerene cesonia ecotype Mississippi chromosome 20, Zerene_cesonia_1.1, whole genome shotgun sequence DNA includes these proteins:
- the LOC119834809 gene encoding probable aquaporin TIP4-3, giving the protein TVALIVQCFDHISGAQLNPTVTLARALGGHESAGRALALAAAQLAGALLGAAAAAALGAAPAACLTRPADGVAPYQAAVVEAALGGCLALANLAAWDERTRRLRDSWPLRIGLSVAALTFAAGEVSGASMNPVRSFAPALLAARWEHQWVYWVGPLSGSCVCTALYRCVWRVPPARDSPCVQCARCAQCVQCARCVQCVRCAQCAHSAPPARTAEPDCTRLSDKAPAPIRLTTD; this is encoded by the exons ACCGTCGCGCTCATCGTGcag TGCTTCGACCACATATCGGGCGCGCAGCTGAACCCGACTGTGACGCTGGCGCGCGCGCTGGGCGGGCACGAGAGCGCAGGGCGCGCGCTGGCGCTGGCGGCCGCGCAGCTGGCGGGCGCGCTGCtcggcgccgccgccgccgccgcgctcggcgccgcgcccgccgcctgCCTCACGCGCCCCGCCGACGGCGTCGCGCCCTACCAG GCGGCGGTGGTGGAGGCTGCGCTGGGCGGGTGCCTGGCACTGGCCAACCTGGCAGCGTGGGACGAGCGCACGCGACGGCTGCGCGACTCGTGGCCGCTGCGTATCGGCCTGAGTGTCGCCGCGCTGACATTCGCCGCG GGCGAGGTGTCGGGCGCCAGTATGAACCCGGTGCGCAGCTTCGCGCCTGCGCTTCTCGCCGCGCGCTGGGAACATCAATGG GTGTATTGGGTGGGGCCGCTGAGCGGGTCGTGCGTGTGCACGGCGCTGTACCGGTGCGTGTGGCGCGTCCCGCCCGCGCGCGACTCTCCGTGCGTGCAGTGCGCCCGCTGTGCGCAGTGTGTGCAGTGCGCCCGGTGTGTGCAGTGCGTCCGGTGCGCGCAGTGCGCTCACTCCGCGCCGCCAGCCCGCACCGCCGAGCCCGACTGCACGCGATTAAGTGACAAGGCTCCAGCCCCAATACGACTGACAACTGATTAG